agagagaggaaaaaaaaaaaaaaccaaaacccaccctgAGAGCGAGCGGCGCCGCTGATACTACACCCGCCGGAGaggagcggcggcagcagccgcagcggcggcggggctACGCCGAGCCCGGCCCCGCTTCCCCTCGCGCCTTGGCTTCTCACAGCCTGACGCGCCGCCGCCGTTAGCTGCGGGTCGAGCCGCGGCAGCAGGAACCGGCGCCGTCCCCTCAGCggggcggaggggccggggcgggctgcGGGGGAGCCGCCAGGCGCCGGCAATGTGGATTTATATTCGCCCGCGCCGCAgccgccggggagcggggcgcGGGCACCGCACCTAGAAGCGATGGGAGAAGCCGTCGGCGGGGCTGAGCCGGGGCGCTGCTGAAAGTTCAGCCGGTGGCCGCGCTCGGTAAGTTTGCTGGGGAGGCGGGAGCGGCGCCGCGGGCGCCCGAACTTCGCCtctcgcggggggccggggcggcgaaggcggggagggggggaggtcgCCCTGCCCCGCCGTGAGCGGGAAGCCACCGGGCGCTCTCCGAGGGGCTGCTCCGTGGATGCCGCTGGGTGTGTACGTGCGTCTACGCGTGTGTGCTGCcaggcggcggagcccggcgggAGGACGGTGCCGGCGGGAGCGCGGCTCCCAGGCGGCGCGTGTTGCCGGTGCGCGGGCGCTCCGCCGCTGCGGGCAACCCGCTGCCGCGGCGCCTGCGAGGGGAGCTGGCGCCGTCGCCCGGCGGAGATGCCGCGTCCGTAGCCGTGCCCGGGGCTGAGGCACCAGCTCTCCTCGCGCCTACAGGGGGTCTCCTTCGCCCGCGGTTGCGGCGCGCCCGAgcgagggagcgagcgagcggaCGGGGTGGGTCGGCGCGGCGCGCGGCTCTGCCCGCCCGCTGCTCCCCGTCCCCGGCtgaggcgaggcggggcgggggcggttGGTGTGCGCGGCTGTCCGCGGGGCGCGGCGGTGGGGAAAGGCGGGGCGCGCTCTCTgccgggggccgccgcccgcccccgcgggaCGCCCCGGCGCGGCGCTTGGCTCCGGCTCCGCGCTGGCGTCGCGGGAGCGCCCGGGGGCCGCTCAGGTGAAAAGCCGCATCCCCGGTGCGCGCAGGGGTGAGGTGGCTCTGTCGGGGCAGCGGCACCGCGCTCGCTCCCCGGCGGTGGATGGGGGCTGCCTTGTTTCTGACTGATTCTCAGGCGTAATCTGTTAAATGTATATTCTCCTCCTACTGTCTACGGGATCTGGTAATCTCTCGTTCAGGCGAGGCGTGTGTATGTAGTCGTTATACTGCTCTGCTGCTTTCAACTGCTTTTTCCCTAAATACCTTACAGCTGTAGCTCGTGACTGACGCTTTAGGCTTGGCTGATGAATGCTTAGACTGGCTACTGATACGATTGTGGTATGTAGAGAGGTCCCTGCTTCTTCAGTATTAACTGTATGATCTTATCGTGTTAAATGTCAACACGTTTACCTTAGCAGATGTGGGGTTTACGTGTTCTAATTCTGAAATCAAAGGCAAGAACTTCTGCCACCCCTCCTCCATTCTTTGGCTTAAATGTATGCTGCCTTTTCAGACTGTATAATAACTATCATAGCGATGGTCTTTCATTGATTGTGTTTGCAATATCCAAAGGTTGTAGATACCCATCTTGATTGTGTTGATGCTTCTCTGATAATTAACGAGTCAGATACGCTGTACGATGGGAATAAATACCAGCTGTCCGTGTGGTGGGGCAAGCATCTCAAACATCTACTATATCTCCAAATGTTTTTGCAGTAACAAAACCCCACCGCTCCTAGTGCCTGTATTTTAGCTGTTAATTGTGAAGCTTAATGTAGAGCAATTTGATATTTGAAGGATGGAATTCCCGGTGTTGTAGAGAACACTTTGTGAATCACAAGTAGCAAGATACACTGTTGTAGGGAAGGAGCTACCCATAGGAAGGGGAGACCCAGCCCAATAGTTTTGCTTCTTTCCTGTCCATAGTTTCTTTTCAAAGCTTATTTTATGCATGACTTGCAATGCTGTGGGctaatttcaaaatacttctccTCACATGAAATACAGGGTTATTAATAAACTAATTGCTGTTTTCCCTATAGGTAGCATGTATTGATAATGTAAAATCATCAGAAGTTGTTAATGTGTTTTTAATGCATCTGTGTGTGTTGGGCATTTTGGCTTGTTTCAGGAACTCAAATCTTTCAACATCTTGGGCATTTAGGAACCTTTGTgggtgttgcctttttttttgttgttatatcACAGTTTTGTTTCAAGGAATGATTAGAAGTATTGTGAATAACATGTTCCAAATAGGTTTTGTTCTATGAATGTTTCATcttaaacacaaaacaaaaaaaccaaacacacaagaGAACTACCTTTAAAATACTTAGGTAGAAATCTTCTCTTTTGAAGAGAAGTGCCTTCCATTTGCcagattttaaatatgtaaatgacACATAaatcaaaaaatataaaattcttaTTAAAAGCAACTCTTAAGAATGTGGGAATGCAAATTACTAATCTTAACATCTCAAGTAGTCAGATGTGGAAGTAAACGAACATATTGTATTGATGGCTTATGTATAAAAAAGCCATTGAAATGTGTTCAGAGTTCTATAAAAGCAGTGTCATGTGAGAAAAGATGTAGCAAAGGAAATCTATTATTACGCATTTGATGTGGTATcgtaatttaaaattatgttttttaaaactgaagaaatgcTTACACATGTGCCCGTAGTCACGTGTGTATGGAGATAGCAAACAAGTTTGCTCTGCGTTAATGGAATAGGTAAGCATACTTCTTTTCATTGAGGTAGGAAATTCTGAGGATTGGCATTGATGTTAATTGGAGGAGGCAGGACATTATTCAGTGTGATTCATGAGGTCTAAATGGTatgaatttaatatttaaatgatcttaatctgaaaaatgtaagaagaataatgctgctgctggtgcttaATTTATCATTATCTCAGGGCTTTGGTTATGGAAAAACAGTCCCCTCCATTTGGTTAGGAATATTTtttgttcccattttacagactGGGATAACGGTGCgctctttctttgcttcagtcgCAATGACTGACGGTATCTCACAATGACTGTAGTGGGACTAGATTTCTCTGTTGATTACGTTTTACAGTTTCAGCACAACTGAGTTAATGTTCAACGCTGTATAACTGTAAAAAGCATCAAGTCAAAGAGAGTTCGATTGTGCTGGCAATGTCTTGCTAATACGTAACATTCTACCTAGGTGTTACCATGTAGTTGGTCTCTTGACGATATATTTAGGGccaaataaagctgaaaatatgTAGTGGTCTTGGTGGTGTTATCTCTCTTAAACAGTCTGAGAGGTCTTAAGAACAGGATATGTTATGTCTATCCTTTATGACTTATAGAAATATATACATCTACATTAAAAATGTGACTGTAAGTAGGTTTTTCTAATGAGAACCTGTCTTCTCTTAAACTTCTTTCCATAAAATATTGAGGATACCCAAATACTCAACTCTACAAAAACTTGCTAAAATATCCAGTGAACTACTCTGTACTGAGAAAACAAGTCAGTTTCTTTCCTACTGTATTTACTATTTTAACATAatatttctgaaagctgcttAAAAGATACTTAAGCtacttctttgtttctgtttttttttttctctaatagtCAGTATATTGAGTATGTTATTGAAAATAAGTATTCCTTCTTTGTTTTCGCTCTGTTGCACTGAACTGTTTTACTGGAAGTTGtctatttaaaagaacaaaaatcataTATATTTGATATTAATCTCCTTGGCTGAAGCTACTGTATGAGGCTATTGTTGTATTGTTTTCTAATTTCTAGTACGGAATTCTCATTTCTGAGTTTTAGAAAACAAGTAGTGTAAGATTGGAGGGAAAAGATTGCTTCTAGTTAAATGTGTTGTCTATAATaagtaaattgaaattaaaatgactgTATTGAATTGGGCTTAGTACTGGCTTGTTGCTTTGGAAGCTTTCGCTCAGCAGTGCTTATTTTCTGTAGCCTGCCTTAATGAGCAATTACTGCACTCTTCCAGTTCAGAGCCTCTTTTAAGTAGACAGTACTGCTTGTTCCAAATTATAGATGTATCTTTCTGGTTTGCCTGTAGGCTGTTGGCATTTTTGgtgttctggtttgtttgttttcctgaatgcAGAGAGGTGTTTGCTAAGAGTTATGAGGATTCCAtaaacttttttgtgttttggggttgggttttttccggtttgtttttttgggggggggggggggttaggtaTAAAGTTCTGCTTTTATACAGTGTATTTGTGTGTCTTACCTGTACATCTCGTTCTGTCTATATGGAATAAAGCCTTAAATAACTGACAACATTTTGACGTGTTTTAAAGAATTCATATTTCCATTATTGAAATGTTGGGTTTTAGATCTGAAAACGGTTGTAAGCAAATAGTCCCTTCTGTAACTCTGTTTCGGGACTGTAGGTAGATTTGGAACGCTATTTTGGATGACATTTTCATGCAGTTGCTCTGGCTTCATTTTCTACTCTAAGGGATAATTGGTTTACGCATAATTTTGTTCATATGAATGTTCATAGACTGCACGTGGTGCTGGGGTTGCAGAGGAGAGTGTTTTGTAGCAATGcaacttttaaagaaacatctACTAAAAGAGAAGTCGCTTGGGACTCAAGCGGGCATTAATGAAATACTGGCTGCAGTGTGTGCGTGTAGTGTATTTGCCTCATCTACCAAAGAGTTTTGTGTTGGGTCGTATTAACTACAGAAACTTAGTGAGAACAGAGTCATTTAAGGGTAAAGATTCTTAGATGGCATATATGAACGTGACTGCATTGACTTTGCTTTAAGTAGCGTATCAATAACTTGACCACTCCTTTTAAGGGTACTGCAATTAAATAATAGTATTACTTTAGGTTTTCTTCTGATAAGTCAGGGTGTTAATTATTGTAAACTGAAGGTTTTGTTTGTCTAATAGAAGAACTTCAAAAATAGAACTTTGCAAGTTCCGCTCATTTCCATGGTAATGGGTGGTGGATTGTCGTGCTTGATAGAGAATGCAAACCTGGGAGGTGGTTGACTGTCCTCCACTGTGTTTCCTCTTACCAGTACTCTGATCCTATGGAAACTGGTTCCAAAAGGTGTTAGCAGCCAACAGCAGAGTGTGGGGAGTATGATGGGGCTTTCATGTACTGGTTGGAGGAGTGAGACTTTCTTGTTCCATTTTTGTGAAATAAGAAAGATTCATGGTGGTTGTCTTGCTTATCTGAAACAACAcagatacctttttttaaaagcaagtgagTAAACTACTTTTTTTGTAACCCATGTTTTTGTTCCAGAAGAcactttctttttcagctgctctgaTGTGTGATATGATTTTTCTGATTTAGCTGTGCAGCCCATTTTGTTTCTGAGTTCATTTCTTACACAAGGCATTAGCCAACTACTGGACCAGGGAGGTGTCACGGGGAAAGAAATTAATGCAGAAGCAGAATTGCTTGTTGTGGGCTTCATGATGGTCTAGATACAAGCCTTCCTGCTTGTTCCTATAAGCCATTCTCAGCAGGAATATCTATTACTCCTCATATACAAATTTCCTCTTTCAAATTCTGTCTTCCACATGTGTCCCACTAACCATAGAGCCTTCTTCACCTCTGAAGATCATACAGCTTTCCTATAGACAGGTGCCCCTTTATCACCAAATTATTTCTTGCTCCGAACTACTGCTGTGTTTTTCTGACTTCATTCTCTGCcccattcaccttttttttcctgttccttttcagATTCCTCTTACTCTGGCTTCACACAGCTTAGTCCTTCCTGTTCACATTTGAGAACCATGCTTACAGGTCTCATTCTTTAATAACCAGCTGATGTGCTTTATAAACCATAACAACTAAATATCCCTCGCTTTCTATGCATCCAGGTTATAGATGCACCTATGAGCtgactttaatttcattttcctccGTTTCTTCCCCAGCTCTTTCCTCAGCTCCCAATTCATCCAaaattttgtctgcttttctgcagagccCTGTATCATCATGTTGAGCCCTTCTGTTTCGTGAAGTCCAGCGAATTGAAATCCACGCAGTTCTGCATTCAGCTGCTTTTTTGCAACTTTGATCTTAACCATCATCAGCCTCCCCTTATAGTCTCACCCGGAGGTAAGCCTTTCTCCACCATCTCTTTCCTCCATGTTTTTATCCAGATGTGAGTATGGGAAGGAAATACCACTCttattgcatttttttactgAGGAAGTGCCACATACCAGGTTCTCTAACATTAGATCAGTGTTGAATTGAGAACTCTATGGTTTTGCGAGCTTTagtcttttatttccctttgcctCTTCTTTTTATTAGTACTTCGGCTGCTACAAGCAAATTCTATCCCACCCCTATAAAATATAAATCACTCTCTTTGAGCCCACACTGTGCCCTCAACTAGTAAAATAGCATTTAAATGCATAtcttaatatatttttgttgtttaagtTTGTATTATTAACTGCTTTTAAGTGACAAAGATCTGGTTGTAGGCGTAGTGACTGGTATTGCtgcttcttctttcttcttttcctcgtAATATAGGTAGGCAGTTATTTACAAAAGAGAAGCCCTATAGTCAGAGTTTGCACCTAGGTCTTTCCTAGCCTAGGACAAGATGGATTTTACAGCATGTAGGCTAGCTACTTTTATCAGCAAAGATGTCCTGGGTTTTTTGTACAAAACAGAATTTGGGGCATTGAAGTTTTTAGGTTAATACACAGGAGCTGTCTTGGATACAGCATATCTGCAAAACTTATTCTGTGCCTTGTTGTAAAAGACACCTTTTGCATTTGTCCAAATGATTTGGTGTCCACAAATGGTGGTGTTCCTCATCTGCACAATGCGTTTTCATGCATGTTTCCTAGAACACGAGAGCTAACCTCTATTACAGTGTAATTATAGCAAGATAATGTTTGCAGTTTTATCAACCCATTAGCTGTACTGTGGATTTCCACAAATTCCATACATTTCAATAAATCAGAATCACCATGGACTAAATGTCTTTAAAGAGTACAAGAGTAAATCTTAGTAGTAAGCATCTATTCTGGttgttaaaaaaatcagaagatgcAGCATGTGAAGATGAGTGTGGGAACTTTACTTTTACCACTGTCTGTTGTTTGAACCTTGCAGTACTGTTCTGAGAATTAATGTTCTGGTGATGCTTATTAAATAAAGCATTAATTGAGAGGAAATGGGCCAATTTCTCATAAATGTAAATAGGTATATTTCTACTGATGTTGTATGTGCCACTACATGCCGTATTTCCACCTATGTGGAAATATGCTACTGATTTCATCAGTGAAGTCATAGCAAGTGGTTCAGCAGAGGATTTGATCCTGATTTGCTTGCCTAACAAATGGTTTGAGCAGGGAATGGGAGAGAAGGGATAAGATGTCTTTCATCTGAACTTCTGTAAATGTAGGTGCATAGCCATCATTTTATGACACGCTGTGCAATTTTGTTGTGTAACTAAAGCAGATTCTTATCTTGGCAGACATACTGGAGGGAAGAGTTAATATGTATATATTCAACTATAATTTAATTGTGCAACCTTTTAATGTTTCATTAACACACTTTATTTAAAGTTACGTTGCCTTTAGAAATGTTAGGTTAAATTGGCTGCTTGGATTAAGAGACTTTTAAGTCTATAAAGTACAATAATTTTACTTGTGGTCAGCAGCTTTAGCAATCAGCATAAATTATAccaattgttttaatttcaacaGACTAAGTTGTCAGTTGATAAGTAGTCAATAGtaagaagaaattgcattttaatgttGCTCATATTTGGTTCATAGTATTTTTGTAGTTGATTACGAGTTACAAAATTGAATTTTGGAATCGCAAAGCATATATGAGCTGTATTGAACTGCTCTGAGCAATTCATACCAAGTTTTCTTGAGTAGCAGCTACAGACCACGAGAAATTGTTTTATATGTTGATGTTACCATTCCCAAATGCAAACCTGTAATGTACATGAGAGATTACCATAAATTACCGCACTGCTATTTTGAGACTTCATTTAGATGATATATCAACAAGGTCAGGCTATTAGCAATTGagttatgttgggttttttgcttggcaatttgcttttttttttttttttttatggtaagcATGGAAGcttcagggttttttggttttacaggttttttttttaataaaaatacgtGGTAGAAATGAAGTAAGACTCATCTTACGCACTTAACTCCAGGTAAGAGAAATAACTGTTCAGTCCATATGGTGAAACTAGGGAAAGACAccctgttttctgtttttttgtttgtttttgttttgtgtgctttGTTGCTGATGTCTTCTCTATAGAATGCAAATATGGTACATCTTTAAAGACATTATGGAGAGAGACAGATGGATTTGACATTCTATGTCCAATGCCATCTCTTTATCTTAGAAGTGGGAACAGAACCAAAACCAGGAATGATTTGAAGTTCCTTTCATGAGCAAATTAAGAAGAAATTGGGACTGAGAAACACTACATTGGGTGTTGTGAAATGAAAAattctaaagcattttttaaaatttctcttagCCCACTTCTAAAGAAGAAACATTGTTTTGACGTGAACAAAGAATGAAACAAATTGCCAAATTCCATCAaaatttacagcttttttttttatcagtgcCAAACAGCATTATTTAGTGATGAAACTGTTCAGCTAAAAGATTGCCCAGCTCAGACTCCTAGCCCTATTTTCCAATAATACACaatacagctttaaaatgaaTCTCCTAAGTATGTGTTTTATTCTtagtaaaaaatgtatttactgtcTTTATACGTATGTACATGAGCTGTTACCACATCTAATGTGTGGTAACCTGTGTGTGGTAATCTAATGGAACTGTAGCAAGCTATAGCTTGTAAATCAGCATCACAACAATTATGTTTAAGTAAATGTTTCTAAGCTTCTTAGGACCTAACTAACTGAAGCCAATCATAGAAGACTTAGGAAGTGGATATATTATaatcctaaaaatattttaaaattacttagtTATTGCTGTGAAATTGTTGAtcattatagtaaaaaaaaaaaaaaaaagagtgcttctGTATGTGGTGGTGTGGTTTGCTATGCAACTGAATTGTTGAGagtgagttttgtttcttttttttaagtctacttttttattttgaaatattgccCTTGAAATAATGAACAAACgaaaacagtttgttttcatGAGACCAGACAGACTTGAAtatagttttgttttctctttaaaggCCCAGTCCTGATCCCACTGATTTGAGTTACAGGATTTTCTACCTTTGAAATTAGTGAAAATAGTGTAATGTTAGACTGTAGTTTAGCGAAGACTGCTGTAAGCAATTTTACGTATAGTAGTCATTGTTCTGCTGCTTTACTGTTTTAAAGTGGTAAATGCATAAAGTGCTGTAATACTTTTGCAGCTTTTATGCAGGTTAAGAAAAGGAGATGCAGTGTTTGCTTTGCCACCTTTGCTTTCCTCGCCTTTAAAGTTCAGTTATAATCCCAGTGTACAAACTTTAAATTTTCCAAGATTTTTATGCTCCTCTCATAAGGAGGTTCTCTTTCTGTTACAACTTGCATATGTAAAACCCATGTAGAAGTTACCAAGAAACATCACAATGTAAAAATAGTAAGGGGAATTTAATCCGTTGTTGTTGATTTCAGCATTTGACTACACTCCTCtctaatgaataataaaaaaaaaaaattgttatttgaCAAATTAGAATGTTTACTGTGCTCAGGGAAATCATGTTGAAGCTAAGACTTGTGAGGGCTTTGgttcagaaataaaatacctgGTTTAGAAAAAGTTTTTGATTTTTATTACGTAAGGTTATGTGGAATCCTAGGTGGACACGTATTAAACTGATGCTATTGTTCCTTTATAGACGTTGATTTAGTCTTACAGTATATTGATGTGGAAAAGTTATAGCAGGTTATCTAGTGTGTCATTCATTACCAGCACTATGTTTATGTGACTATGATGCTAGTTTGTGATTGACGTGACTAAATGGAGATCCCTCTTGAGAACAAAAAGCTCTGATTCTAGCTTCAGTCTAGGTAGTATGCAAATCTATGAATCTGTGGTGACAGGCTGATCAACTAGCTACCAGCATATCAACCTTTCTGATAATTCTGCCAGACCAGCACTATGTTATTGAATGCTTTTACATCTTCACAGTTTTTCAGTGATGCTCACCAAGAGCTCCATCTTCATTTTACTAAGTAGATGCTAATTTTGAAATGTTGAGCATCTTGCTGAAGCACTGCTAAGTGGCATGTTCAAGGTTTACTAAAATCAGTTAGAGGTAGACttatctcccccctcccccaacttactaactttttattgtttcttGGCCAAGGGTACAGCCTGGTAATACTTGGCTGAGCTTTTACGTATGCATGGAATTATTCCTTAGTACAGTTGAAGTGGGTTTTAGTTAGTTACAGCTAACACTTTTGTAGCGGGGAAGTGTCAGTGGTGTCTGCCTTCTTCAAAATGAATATTCAACGTGTTGCATCTTACTACTGTTCTGCTTTCCATGAGTCAATTAGCTAAGAAAGAGACACAAAGTGCAAGTTGGTCTCCATGAATGAAATAAGACAGAAATAATGTTAAATGGTACTTCTACTGGAAGGAAGGTAAGATTATGATGCTGCTTAAGTAAAAAGGAGACACTGGTTATCCAAAGTGCTAAAGTGAGAATATAAGTCTATTCTTGAGAATCTCCTATTGCATTTCATGGTGAGGAGAGTATGCTTAAATGAACAGATGTCAGTCCTCATTCATCTTTGCCTGTGGTTGAaactatataaatattaattccttaaaaaaaatctttactggtAGGCTTAAAAATCAGTTCATGTGGATGAAGCTAATGTCTGCCATTGCTGTCTAACTTTAGAAGAGCTGTATCTTTTTTATTTGTTGATGTTTAAgtggtttctgtttgtttaaaggTATTTGCTTGAAAGCCCTCGTCCATCTTAAAATTTGCTATAATATAATGTGGAAATCTTTCTGTATAAATTATAGCTGCAGTTAGCATTATGTAACACAGTAATGTCACTAGTATTTATACTTCACAGGAGATGTAATTTAgatgcttctctgcttttttcaatAGCTTGTAGGTGTTACCTGTTCATTTAATTCACTATATTAAATGCCATTGGTTTTACATTAATGTAcctttaataaatataaaaacctgtttgagcaacaaaaaaaccaccagaaatgTAACTTTAGTGGAAATTGAAATATTAATATCAGTGATACAGGGTTAATTGAATGTCAGGAAAAAATACCACTCAGAGGATGAAAATGCTAACTCCTTTATTTGTAACTTCTACTTTGAGAGTAATTTCAAGGTGTTTTAAAAGCTGCAATAAGTCCTAAAATGTTGGGGGAAATGCATCCTAAAAATGCAGTTTGTAACTTAACTGTTGGTGCTACATTTGAACTGGTAATCTAAAGCATGTTCTTGAATAATAATGAAACAAGGCATAGGAATTAACTCCATAAAAAGTCCCTAAGGGGAATAAAAGACATGACTTTGTGAAGAGCATTCTGGTGTGCAAGGAGATGAGACATTTCTCATCTTCCTGTTGCTGAGTAGCCTTTATTTACTTGCATGGAGTAAGTTTTGATActccttttccttattttcttgaGCTAAGAATGTTTGAATATGCCTGCCGTTTTCCACAGAATGGGTGCATTAGTTGAGCGCTGTTCTTTCCAGTCTAG
This region of Harpia harpyja isolate bHarHar1 chromosome 18, bHarHar1 primary haplotype, whole genome shotgun sequence genomic DNA includes:
- the LOC128154048 gene encoding translation initiation factor IF-2-like, giving the protein MYRLRLRISQKQGSPHPPPGSERGAAAPTEPPHPCAHRGCGFSPERPPGAPATPARSRSQAPRRGVPRGRAAAPGRERAPPFPTAAPRGQPRTPTAPAPPRLSRGRGAAGGQSRAPRRPTPSARSLPRSGAPQPRAKETPCRREESWCLSPGHGYGRGISAGRRRQLPSQAPRQRVARSGGAPAHRQHAPPGSRAPAGTVLPPGSAAWQHTRVDARTHPAASTEQPLGERPVASRSRRGRATSPPPRLRRPGPPREAKFGRPRRRSRLPSKLTERGHRLNFQQRPGSAPPTASPIASRCGARAPLPGGCGAGEYKSTLPAPGGSPAARPGPSAPLRGRRRFLLPRLDPQLTAAARQAVRSQGARGSGAGLGVAPPPLRLLPPLLSGGCSISGAARSQAPSLLMSMPGRSAQARYRPPRLKSPRTDRRGGL